One genomic window of Misgurnus anguillicaudatus chromosome 12, ASM2758022v2, whole genome shotgun sequence includes the following:
- the rph3aa gene encoding rabphilin-3A isoform X3: protein MYGRQMESTSGSEQLTDEEKEIINSVLARAKMMEAMEQERIGRLVNRLDSMKRTACGDGYTACLLCGQQFGLSGVSAVVCADCKKNMCTKCGVQSVGRCGPTWLCKICCEHREMMKRSGAWFFKGLPQQVLPAPLPISNLKELSTTNMPTSTNSSTNQESSITSHPRNGESMQISGIEAQISAKTIREERSVITQRDREDDGANQKSLSGVAVEGQTYAPVVKREVQILTSRSPASTALNHKVGNPDPASRPEAWAPPAMQTDARLPAASSVLASRQPPTPTAEDEEDANSYDSDDATTLGMLEFSLVYDEEKNELHCNIIKGKGLKPMDSNGLADPYVKLHLLPGASKSNKLRTKTLRNTLNPVWNEILIYHGITNEDMQKKTLRLSVSDEDKFGHNEFIGETRVVLKKLKLNQKKIFNVCLERAVPVRRSAAGGASRGMALYEEELKDDEEAEERGRILISLTYNSQQSRLIVGVVRCAHLAAMDSNGYSDPFVKICLKPDMGKKAKCKTQTKKKTLNPEFNEEFSYDIKHSELAKKSLDISVWDYDMGKSNDFIGGCQLGITAKGECLKHWYECLKNKDKKIERWHVLLHQNNIEADD from the exons GCGTCTGGTAAATCGCCTGGACAGCATGAAACGGACGGCCTGCGGCGACGGTTACACCGCTTGTTTGCTCTGCGGGCAGCAGTTTGGCCTGTCGGGCGTCAGCGCTGTTGTGTGCGCCGACTGCAAAAAG AACATGTGCACTAAATGTGGCGTACAAAGCGTCGGCCGTTGCGGTCCAACGTGGTTGTGCAAGATCTGTTGCGAGCACAGAGAG atgatgAAGCGGTCTGGTGCCTGGTTTTTCAAGGGTTTACCACAGCAGGTTTTACCCGCTCCACTACCGATCTCCAATCTGAAAGAGCTCAGTACAACCAACATGCCAACTTCTACAAATTCATCAACCAATCAGGAGTCATCTATAACATCACATCCACGAAATGGAG AGAGCATGCAGATTAGCGGGATAGAGGCGCAGATATCTG CAAAAACCATACGAGAGGAGCGTTCTGTCATAACCCAAAGAGACCGAGAAGACGACGGAGCGAACCAGAAGTCTCTGAGCGGAGTCGCTGTGGAAGGACAAACTTATGCACCTGTGGTGAAGAGAGAAGTACAGATTCTGACTTCAAGATCACCGGCATCAACCGCTCTTAACCACAAAG TAGGAAATCCAGATCCTGCGAGTCGACCGGAGGCCTGGGCACCACCTGCCATGCAGACCGACGCACGTTTGCCCGCTGCCAGCAGCGTCCTTGCTTCGCGCCAGCCACCAACCCCCACTGCAGAGGATGAAGAGGACGCCAACAGCTACGACTCTGACGATGCCA CCACTCTTGGCATGTTAGAGTTCAGTCTGGTGTACGATGAGGAGAAAAACGAACTGCATTGCAACATAATCAAAGGAAAG GGTCTCAAACCCATGGACTCTAACGGTCTGGCTGATCCTTATGTTAAACTGCACTTACTTCCAGGAGCCAGCAAG TCGAACAAGCTACGAACAAAGACGCTTCGTAACACCTTGAATCCTGTGTGGAATGAGATTCTTATTTATCATGGCATCACGAATGAAGACATGCAGAAAAAAACACTCAG GCTTTCTGTCAGTGATGAAGACAAGTTTGGACACAACGAGTTTATCGGCGAGACGCGGGTGGTCTTGAAAAAACTGAAGCTGAACCAAAAGAAGATCTTCAATGTGTGTCTCGAGAGAGCGGTGCCG GTGAGACGTTCAGCTGCCGGCGGGGCGTCTCGTGGTATGGCGCTTTATGAGGAGGAG ttaaaagatgATGAAGAAGCAGAGGAAAGGGGCCGAATCCTGATTTCTCTCACCTACAATAGTCAACAAAGTCGTCTTATCGTAGGTGTGGTTCGATGTGCTCATCTGGCAGCAATGGACTCTAATGGCTATTCTGACCCGTTTGTAAAGAT CTGTCTGAAGCCTGACATGGGAAAAAAGGCAAAGTGTAAGACTCAGACCAAGAAGAAAACTCTAAACCCGGAGTTTAATGAG GAGTTCAGCTACGACATCAAGCACAGCGAACTGGCAAAAAAGTCTTTGGATATCTCTGTCTGGGATTATGACATGGGAAAATCTAATGATTTTATCG GTGGATGCCAGCTTGGTATCACAGCTAAAGGCGAGTGTCTGAAGCACTGGTATGAATGTCTTAAGAACAAAGACAAGAAGATTGAACGCTGGCATGTTCTCTTACATCAAAACAACATTGAGGCTGATGACTAA